One window from the genome of Lysobacter helvus encodes:
- a CDS encoding error-prone DNA polymerase: MSRLPAYAELHCLSNFSFQRGASSAQELFDRAKQQGYAALAITDECSLAGIVRALEASEATELPLIVGSEMAIEDGPKLVLLVETQAGYRALCELITMARRRAGKGTYRLLREDFDRALDGVLALWVPRGAVSEAGADLSDAAWVRARFPDRAWVAVQLHRGPDDAARLRHLLALAQHAGMPAVACGDVHMHVRKRRALQDTMTAIRLRKTLAEAGRALFPNGERHLRTRQALQSIYPVELLAESVAIAARCTFGLRQIAYEYPRELVPEGRTPADWLRELVELGIHARWAKAQSGEKERSKARELIEKELRIIGRLGYESYFLTVHDIVRFARSRDILCQGRGSAANSAVCYALGITELQPGQMEMLFERFVSEERKEPPDIDVDFEHERREEVLQYVFERYGRSRAALAAVVIRYRGRSAVRDVARVLGLPPDQVDELAKTMERWSSDIPMPQHLREHGFDPESPLLRRVLALADELLGFPRHLSQHPGGFVISEHPLSTLVPVENAAMDDRTVIQWDKDDLDVLKLLKVDCLALGMLTCVHKTFDLLRASGRRDIGLDDIPPRDDATYAMIRKADTVGTFQIESRAQMAMLPRLKPRVFYDLVVQVAIVRPGPIQGDMVHPYLRRRNGEEPVRYPSEALREVFKRTLGVPLFQEQVMQLAIVAADYTPGEADQLRRSMAAWKRYGGMEHHRQKIIEGMLGNGYTSAFAEQIFEQIKGFGSYGFPESHAASFALIAYASSWLKCHEPAAFAAALINSQPMGFYAPSQIVQDVRRHGVVVRPVDVRYSEWDCTLEPIGDGKQPAVRLGLRMVDGFREADATRISAARARSAFIDVTDLCVRAELDPRVRGLLADAGALRALAGHRHKARWAAAGVEAQRPLFDAVGATAERQIALPMATAEEEVRIDYAMTGLTLGRHPLQLLRSRLRARRYRRSSELRAMPQGREVAFAGLVTLRQRPQTASGVTFLTLEDEDGLVNVVVWRQIADEQRRPLLESRLLAVEGKLESQDGVQHLIARRLTNLSGLLGPLVAGSRDFR, encoded by the coding sequence ATGAGCCGCCTGCCTGCCTACGCGGAACTGCATTGCCTGTCGAACTTCAGTTTCCAGCGCGGGGCGTCGAGTGCGCAGGAGTTGTTCGACCGCGCGAAGCAGCAGGGTTACGCAGCGCTGGCGATAACCGACGAGTGTTCGCTGGCGGGGATCGTGCGGGCGCTGGAAGCCTCGGAGGCGACGGAACTGCCGTTGATCGTCGGCAGCGAGATGGCGATCGAGGACGGGCCGAAGCTGGTGTTGCTGGTCGAAACGCAGGCGGGCTATCGCGCGTTGTGCGAATTGATCACGATGGCGCGGCGACGCGCGGGCAAGGGCACGTATCGCCTGCTGCGCGAGGATTTCGATCGCGCGCTCGACGGGGTGCTGGCGTTGTGGGTGCCGCGCGGGGCGGTGTCGGAAGCCGGCGCGGATCTGTCCGATGCAGCGTGGGTGCGGGCGCGGTTTCCCGACCGGGCGTGGGTGGCGGTGCAATTGCATCGCGGGCCCGATGATGCGGCCCGGTTGCGGCACCTGCTGGCGCTGGCGCAGCACGCGGGGATGCCGGCGGTGGCGTGCGGCGACGTGCACATGCACGTGCGCAAGCGACGCGCGTTGCAGGACACGATGACGGCGATCCGGTTGCGCAAGACGCTGGCCGAGGCGGGACGCGCGTTGTTTCCGAACGGCGAGCGGCACCTGCGCACGCGGCAGGCATTGCAGTCGATCTACCCCGTGGAATTGCTGGCCGAGTCGGTCGCGATCGCGGCGCGTTGCACGTTCGGGTTGCGGCAGATCGCGTACGAATACCCGCGCGAACTGGTGCCGGAAGGCCGCACGCCGGCGGACTGGTTGCGCGAGCTGGTGGAGCTCGGCATCCATGCGCGTTGGGCGAAGGCGCAATCGGGCGAGAAGGAACGCAGCAAGGCGCGGGAGTTGATCGAGAAGGAACTCAGGATCATCGGCCGGCTGGGATACGAGTCGTACTTCCTCACGGTGCACGACATCGTGCGCTTCGCGCGCAGTCGCGACATCCTGTGCCAGGGGCGTGGATCCGCTGCGAATTCGGCGGTGTGCTACGCGCTGGGCATCACCGAGCTGCAGCCGGGACAGATGGAGATGCTGTTCGAGCGCTTCGTGTCGGAGGAACGCAAGGAGCCGCCGGACATCGATGTCGACTTCGAGCATGAGCGGCGCGAGGAAGTGCTGCAGTACGTGTTCGAGCGTTACGGGCGCAGTCGCGCGGCGCTGGCGGCGGTGGTGATCCGCTATCGCGGCCGCAGCGCGGTGCGCGACGTGGCGCGCGTGCTCGGCTTGCCGCCGGACCAAGTGGACGAGCTGGCCAAGACGATGGAGCGCTGGAGCAGCGACATCCCGATGCCGCAGCATCTGCGGGAACACGGGTTCGATCCGGAGTCGCCGCTGCTGCGGCGCGTGCTGGCGCTGGCGGATGAATTGCTCGGGTTCCCGCGGCACCTGTCGCAGCATCCGGGCGGGTTCGTGATCTCCGAACATCCGCTGTCGACGCTGGTGCCGGTGGAGAACGCGGCGATGGACGATCGCACGGTGATCCAGTGGGACAAGGACGACCTGGACGTGCTGAAGCTGCTGAAGGTCGATTGCCTGGCGCTCGGCATGCTGACGTGCGTGCACAAGACGTTCGACCTGTTGCGCGCGAGCGGGCGGCGCGACATCGGGCTCGACGATATTCCGCCGCGCGACGATGCGACGTACGCGATGATCCGCAAGGCGGATACGGTCGGCACGTTCCAGATCGAATCGCGCGCGCAGATGGCGATGTTGCCGCGGCTGAAGCCGCGCGTGTTCTACGACCTCGTGGTGCAGGTCGCGATCGTGCGGCCTGGCCCGATCCAGGGCGACATGGTGCATCCGTACCTGCGGCGGCGGAACGGCGAGGAGCCGGTGAGGTATCCGTCGGAAGCGCTGCGCGAAGTATTCAAGCGCACGCTCGGCGTGCCGTTGTTCCAGGAGCAGGTGATGCAACTGGCGATCGTCGCGGCGGATTACACGCCGGGCGAGGCGGATCAGTTGCGACGTTCGATGGCGGCGTGGAAGCGCTACGGCGGGATGGAACACCATCGGCAGAAGATCATCGAGGGGATGCTGGGCAACGGCTATACGTCGGCGTTCGCCGAGCAGATCTTCGAGCAGATCAAGGGCTTCGGCAGCTACGGGTTTCCCGAGTCGCACGCGGCGAGCTTCGCGTTGATCGCGTACGCGAGCAGCTGGCTGAAGTGCCACGAGCCGGCGGCGTTCGCGGCAGCGCTCATCAATTCGCAGCCGATGGGGTTCTATGCGCCATCGCAGATCGTGCAGGACGTGCGGCGGCATGGCGTGGTCGTGCGGCCGGTGGATGTGCGTTACAGCGAATGGGATTGCACGCTGGAACCGATCGGCGACGGCAAGCAGCCGGCGGTCCGGTTGGGGCTGCGGATGGTGGATGGATTCCGGGAGGCGGATGCGACGCGGATTTCGGCGGCGCGTGCGCGATCGGCGTTCATCGACGTGACCGATCTTTGCGTGCGTGCGGAACTCGATCCGCGCGTGCGGGGGTTGCTCGCGGATGCCGGGGCGTTGCGCGCACTCGCCGGGCATCGGCACAAGGCGCGATGGGCGGCGGCGGGCGTGGAAGCGCAGCGGCCGTTGTTCGATGCAGTGGGGGCGACGGCGGAGCGGCAGATCGCCTTGCCAATGGCGACGGCGGAGGAAGAAGTCCGCATCGATTACGCGATGACCGGGCTGACGCTCGGGCGGCATCCGCTGCAGTTGCTGCGATCGCGGTTGCGGGCGCGGCGGTATCGGCGGTCTTCGGAGTTGCGGGCGATGCCGCAGGGGCGCGAGGTGGCGTTCGCGGGCCTGGTCACGCTGCGGCAGCGGCCGCAGACGGCCAGCGGGGTGACCTTCCTGACGCTCGAGGACGAGGACGGGCTGGTGAATGTCGTCGTGTGGCGACAGATCGCGGACGAACAGCGGCGGCCGTTGCTGGAGTCGCGGCTGCTGGCGGTGGAAGGAAAGCTGGAATCGCAGGACGGGGTGCAGCACCTGATCGCCAGGCGGTTGACCAATCTTTCGGGATTGCTGGGGCCGCTGGTGGCGGGGTCGCGGGATTTTCGATGA
- the imuA gene encoding translesion DNA synthesis-associated protein ImuA, with protein sequence MSAVVALDGLLASRRLWRGKPSTQAPADAVPTGWAALDAALPGGGWPAAALSEVLLPADGVGELRLVWPALAQLARGDGVIAIVAPPYRPYAPAWDAAGIRADALQVLDASPRDALWASEQCLRSGACRAVLCWPQKADDRALRRLQVAAETGRTPGFAFRPMQACANPSPAPLRIAIETAPHRLRVLKCRGALVPPAPIAFPAHAMHG encoded by the coding sequence ATGAGCGCGGTCGTGGCCCTCGATGGCTTGCTGGCGTCGCGTCGCCTGTGGCGCGGGAAGCCCTCGACGCAGGCGCCCGCCGATGCGGTCCCGACCGGCTGGGCTGCACTGGATGCCGCGTTGCCCGGCGGTGGCTGGCCGGCGGCGGCGTTGAGCGAAGTGTTGTTGCCCGCCGACGGCGTGGGCGAATTGCGCCTGGTGTGGCCGGCGTTGGCGCAACTGGCGCGCGGCGACGGCGTGATCGCGATCGTCGCGCCGCCGTATCGTCCGTATGCACCGGCGTGGGATGCCGCGGGGATTCGCGCGGACGCATTGCAGGTGCTCGATGCCTCGCCGCGCGATGCGTTGTGGGCGAGCGAGCAATGCTTGCGTTCGGGGGCGTGCCGCGCGGTGTTGTGCTGGCCGCAGAAGGCGGACGATCGCGCGTTGCGTCGCTTGCAAGTCGCTGCGGAAACGGGGCGCACGCCCGGCTTCGCGTTCCGTCCGATGCAGGCCTGTGCCAATCCATCGCCGGCGCCGTTGCGCATCGCGATCGAGACCGCGCCGCATCGCCTGCGCGTGTTGAAGTGCCGCGGCGCGCTGGTGCCGCCGGCGCCGATCGCCTTCCCCGCCCACGCGATGCACGGATGA
- a CDS encoding TIGR02449 family protein, translating into MDPADTLAQLQALAARIDQLAALAQRLTEENRSLRAQQEQLAGERSQLLAKNEQARSRVEAMITRLKSLEQHT; encoded by the coding sequence ATGGATCCCGCCGACACCCTCGCCCAGCTGCAGGCCCTGGCCGCGCGCATCGACCAGCTCGCCGCGCTCGCGCAGCGGCTGACCGAGGAAAACCGCAGCCTGCGTGCGCAGCAGGAACAACTGGCGGGCGAACGCTCGCAGTTGCTGGCGAAGAACGAACAGGCGCGCTCGCGCGTGGAAGCGATGATCACGCGCCTGAAGTCGCTGGAGCAACACACGTGA
- a CDS encoding 5-formyltetrahydrofolate cyclo-ligase, translated as MSTLLRDTMRRELRARRRAIPAPARIAAAERLAERLSSLPFAPRSGHVAGYWAMDGEIALHVWQLRLPKSCTYCLPVLHDDGRLRFGPWRPGDALVSNRHGIPEPDVAERALLTAEAMQFVVAPLVGFDANGHRLGMGGGWYDRSFAFRRTQPAPPWLVGAAFAAQQVESVMPEAWDMPLDALCSEADAHLFDPAPAD; from the coding sequence ATGAGCACCCTCCTGCGCGACACCATGCGGCGTGAGTTGCGCGCACGTCGTCGCGCGATTCCCGCGCCCGCCCGCATCGCCGCCGCCGAACGCCTGGCGGAACGCCTGTCTTCCCTCCCCTTCGCACCACGGTCCGGCCACGTCGCCGGTTACTGGGCGATGGATGGCGAGATTGCATTGCATGTGTGGCAACTGCGCCTGCCGAAATCCTGCACGTATTGCCTGCCGGTGCTGCACGACGACGGGCGCCTGCGTTTCGGGCCGTGGCGCCCGGGCGATGCGCTGGTGTCCAACCGCCACGGCATCCCGGAACCCGACGTCGCGGAACGCGCGCTGCTCACTGCAGAGGCAATGCAGTTCGTGGTCGCGCCGCTGGTGGGGTTCGATGCCAACGGCCATCGCCTCGGCATGGGGGGTGGCTGGTACGATCGCAGCTTCGCGTTCCGCCGCACGCAGCCCGCACCGCCGTGGCTCGTGGGCGCGGCCTTCGCGGCGCAGCAGGTCGAGTCCGTGATGCCCGAAGCCTGGGACATGCCGCTCGATGCGTTGTGCAGCGAAGCCGATGCGCACCTCTTCGACCCAGCGCCCGCCGACTGA
- a CDS encoding cell division protein ZapA, whose protein sequence is MSKATSEPVNVRILDREYTVGCEPDERDDLLAAAKLLDAKMREIRGGNRMAALDRVAVLAALNLAHELQSARSEGSKRDREMSRTVDAMQRRLDDLFEPPAA, encoded by the coding sequence GTGAGCAAGGCGACGAGCGAACCGGTCAACGTGCGCATCCTGGATCGCGAATACACCGTGGGGTGCGAGCCCGACGAACGCGACGACCTGCTGGCCGCGGCGAAACTGCTCGACGCGAAGATGCGCGAGATCCGCGGCGGCAACCGCATGGCGGCGCTCGATCGCGTCGCGGTGCTCGCCGCGCTCAACCTCGCGCACGAATTGCAATCGGCGCGCAGCGAAGGCAGCAAGCGCGATCGCGAGATGTCGCGCACCGTGGATGCGATGCAGCGTCGCCTCGACGACCTGTTCGAACCGCCGGCGGCCTGA
- a CDS encoding EVE domain-containing protein, with amino-acid sequence MPTPRRYWLMKSEPDSFSIDDLARVGTEPWNGVRNYQARNHMRQMKPGDGVLFYHSSCPVPGIAGLATVATEAYPDPTQFDRKSDYYDPKSTREDPRWSLVDVKFDRKFASVLPLEEIKQHADALGDEFALIKRGTRLSVLPVTAAQWKTLLKLEPRA; translated from the coding sequence ATGCCCACGCCCCGCCGCTACTGGCTGATGAAGTCCGAACCGGACAGCTTCTCGATCGACGACCTCGCGCGCGTCGGCACCGAACCCTGGAACGGCGTGCGCAACTACCAGGCGCGCAACCACATGCGGCAGATGAAGCCGGGCGACGGCGTGCTGTTCTACCACTCCAGTTGTCCGGTGCCCGGCATCGCGGGACTGGCGACGGTAGCGACCGAGGCGTATCCGGATCCGACGCAGTTCGATCGCAAGTCCGACTACTACGATCCCAAGAGCACGCGGGAAGACCCGCGCTGGTCGCTGGTGGACGTGAAGTTCGATCGCAAGTTCGCCAGCGTGCTCCCGCTGGAAGAAATCAAGCAGCATGCCGATGCGCTGGGCGACGAGTTCGCGCTCATCAAGCGCGGCACGCGCCTGTCCGTGCTGCCGGTGACCGCCGCGCAGTGGAAGACCCTCCTCAAGCTGGAACCCCGCGCATGA
- the rpiA gene encoding ribose-5-phosphate isomerase RpiA: MTEAKRLAAEKAIDYVEDGMIVGVGTGSTVAYFIDALARMRDRIAGAVSSSDQSTQRLRAHGIEVMELNATGSLALYVDGADECDPHKRLIKGGGAALTREKIIAEASKRFVCIVDPAKRVDVLGKFPLPVEVIPMARSLVAREIVAMTGGQPVWRDGVVTDNGNWILDVHGLSIVDPLGLERDLSQVPGVVCVGLFARRPADVVIVGGEPPLVL; this comes from the coding sequence ATGACCGAAGCCAAGCGCCTCGCCGCCGAGAAGGCGATCGACTACGTCGAAGACGGGATGATCGTCGGCGTCGGCACCGGCTCCACCGTCGCGTATTTCATCGACGCCCTGGCGCGCATGCGCGATCGCATCGCGGGCGCGGTGTCGAGTTCGGACCAGAGCACGCAGCGGTTGCGCGCGCATGGCATCGAGGTGATGGAGCTCAATGCGACCGGGTCGCTGGCGTTGTACGTGGACGGCGCGGACGAATGCGATCCGCACAAGCGCCTGATCAAGGGCGGCGGCGCGGCGCTCACGCGCGAAAAGATCATCGCCGAGGCGAGCAAGCGCTTCGTGTGCATCGTGGATCCGGCCAAGCGCGTGGACGTGCTGGGCAAGTTCCCGCTGCCGGTGGAGGTGATCCCGATGGCGCGCAGCCTGGTGGCGCGCGAGATCGTGGCGATGACCGGCGGCCAGCCCGTGTGGCGCGATGGCGTGGTCACCGACAACGGCAACTGGATCCTCGACGTGCACGGGCTGTCGATCGTCGATCCCCTGGGCCTGGAACGCGACCTCTCGCAGGTGCCGGGCGTGGTGTGCGTGGGGCTGTTCGCGCGCCGGCCGGCGGACGTGGTGATCGTGGGTGGGGAACCGCCGCTGGTCTTGTGA
- a CDS encoding Y-family DNA polymerase, with the protein MQWACILLPQLAMDGVLRRLEAPDGAAIALVEGPVQRRTLHSVTPAARMLGLQPGQSLAAAQALSTHFRTFEHDAAEVERWRALLAAWAYRFSSQVSTELPHALLLEVGHSLQLFGPWPRLEARMREELHALGFRHRIVAAPNPHAARALANVHDGLAVDEHALNTALGQLPLERSGLPQPVAFALSRMGLRTLRQVFALPRDALARRFPAHVLAYLDTVRGDAPAPLACYRPPEHFEGRIEFDSEVESSQALLFPLRRLAQDLTAFLAGRDGGVQRFTLVLEHERCAHSEVEVGLLTPQRDAAMLFELGRGRLEQARLPAPVRGFQLVARELPPFVPAALDLFETRAQQDVPWPQLRERLRARLGDDAVHGIGHSPEHRPERIAMAGRATSDARPRPGWLLAHAIPLRDHAVQVLAGPERIESGWWDGGDIRRDYYVVETSLGQRAWAYGIAGDPSPAHFMLHGWFA; encoded by the coding sequence ATGCAGTGGGCTTGCATATTGCTGCCGCAATTGGCGATGGACGGCGTCCTCCGCCGCCTGGAAGCGCCCGACGGTGCGGCGATCGCGCTCGTCGAAGGGCCGGTGCAGCGGCGCACGCTGCATTCGGTGACGCCGGCCGCGCGCATGCTCGGCTTGCAGCCGGGGCAATCGCTGGCCGCGGCGCAGGCGTTGAGCACGCACTTCCGCACGTTCGAACACGATGCGGCCGAAGTCGAACGCTGGCGGGCGTTGCTTGCGGCGTGGGCGTATCGCTTCAGCTCGCAGGTGAGCACCGAACTGCCGCATGCGTTGCTGCTCGAGGTCGGGCATAGCCTGCAGTTGTTCGGGCCGTGGCCGCGGCTGGAAGCGCGGATGCGCGAGGAATTGCATGCGCTCGGGTTCCGGCATCGCATCGTCGCGGCGCCCAATCCGCATGCGGCGCGTGCATTGGCGAACGTGCACGACGGGCTCGCGGTCGACGAGCACGCATTGAATACGGCGCTGGGACAGTTGCCGCTGGAACGCAGCGGGTTGCCGCAACCGGTGGCGTTCGCGTTGTCGCGGATGGGGTTGCGCACGTTGCGGCAGGTGTTCGCGTTGCCGCGCGATGCATTGGCGCGGCGATTTCCGGCACACGTGCTGGCGTACCTGGACACGGTGCGCGGCGATGCGCCGGCGCCGTTGGCGTGTTATCGGCCGCCGGAGCATTTCGAAGGACGCATCGAGTTCGACAGCGAGGTGGAATCGAGCCAGGCGTTGCTGTTCCCGCTGCGGCGGCTGGCACAGGACCTGACGGCGTTCCTCGCCGGGCGCGATGGCGGTGTGCAGCGCTTCACGCTGGTGCTGGAACACGAGCGCTGCGCGCACAGCGAAGTGGAGGTGGGCTTGCTCACGCCGCAGCGCGATGCGGCGATGTTGTTCGAGCTGGGGCGCGGTCGCCTGGAACAGGCGCGCTTGCCGGCGCCGGTGCGCGGGTTCCAGCTGGTGGCGCGCGAGCTGCCGCCGTTCGTGCCCGCGGCGCTGGACCTGTTCGAAACGCGTGCGCAGCAGGACGTGCCGTGGCCGCAATTGCGCGAACGCCTGCGTGCGCGGCTGGGCGACGACGCGGTGCATGGCATCGGGCATTCGCCGGAACACCGGCCGGAACGCATCGCGATGGCGGGGCGTGCCACGTCCGATGCGCGGCCGCGGCCGGGCTGGTTGCTCGCGCATGCGATTCCGTTGCGCGACCACGCGGTGCAGGTGCTCGCGGGGCCGGAACGCATCGAGAGTGGCTGGTGGGATGGCGGCGATATTCGTCGCGACTACTACGTGGTGGAGACGTCGCTGGGCCAGCGCGCTTGGGCGTACGGGATCGCGGGCGATCCGTCGCCGGCGCACTTCATGCTGCACGGGTGGTTCGCATGA